Below is a window of Glandiceps talaboti chromosome 15, keGlaTala1.1, whole genome shotgun sequence DNA.
ATTGATCCAAAAGTGAGAAAGTCCGTTTGTCCGTTCTTTATTGAGTAACCTTTCTGGAAAGGGGTACTTGGAAATTTACGAAAGTAATTCGGACtacaaatgacacaaattaATTAGAGGCGGGGTGGTATTTTTAAGGGAGAGCAACCATTTTTCTTGGAATTGTTGAGGGATGGTCAATATTTGTGTGGAATATTTTTGGTCACAGATATTCCAATGACAGGGGGATTGGTTGTGTCAGTATTGTACAAGGTCTTAGGAGCGGGTCAATCTTATCCAGGTTCGAACTTCTaaaaatcacccccccccccttcccatgTGATTTTTACCAGTCCCTCACGTAAGAAGTGATACGTTCGATTATATATCTTTAGAGTTACCTTCTCTGCTACTGCCTGCAATATTCACGAACGCTAGATTGGCACCTGCTTCTCCGCTATTTGTTATTTCGTCACCATAGCTACAGAGAAGAGAGATTTCTGGAAACTTCGCTGCCTCTTCAAAATCCAGAAGGTCTCCTGCTTTTCCAGTGGCAAATGTTATGACGTAACCATTAAAACCATGCTGACCATTCCAAACACATGGTTCTGGTTTAAGATCACTGTTTGTTAGGTTCAGCAAAGCTACCATCGGGTCACCGTTTCGAGTACAAAGGCGATAAATAGGGATGACTTGCGCAAACATTCGTGGATTCACTTCCATAATTTTGATATCTCCATTCGGTCTAACAAAGGCTTCGACGTCGATAAATTGATTGTTGAATCCCTTATCTATAGCTTTGCCAACTATGGCGTCGTATACAGCCCATAATTGAACCTCTAGATTCTCACTAGCCTCAAATGGCAGCTTAACACCCATAAATGCCGACGGGTTACTTTTCCAGTACACGTTTTCCGTTATTTGCCAATGGAGGATCTCCCCGTGAAAGATACATCCATCTACAGTGACAGTCTTGGCGCCATCGACGAACTCTTCCAGAATTAAGCTGTTGTTGGCAAATTTGGGGTACActtctttatttgaatatttgtcgATAAATCTTGCAAGGGATTGGCTGAGACTCTGATCATTATACCACGTGATGTGGTCCTTCAGATTGTTGATTGAGGAAATTTGGCTGACCCCAAATGACCCGGTACCAGTGCATGGTTTGATGAACCCTGGAATTCAAACTTCTAGCAATGCACTTTTCAATGTTTCA
It encodes the following:
- the LOC144446940 gene encoding uncharacterized protein LOC144446940, which encodes MGVKLPFEASENLEVQLWAVYDAIVGKAIDKGFNNQFIDVEAFVRPNGDIKIMEVNPRMFAQVIPIYRLCTRNGDPMVALLNLTNSDLKPEPCVWNGQHGFNGYVITFATGKAGDLLDFEEAAKFPEISLLCSYGDEITNSGEAGANLAFVNIAGSSREDVIRRHLDICKKILKKPEFSPRLEYGENELVHTHTHTHIRTKPDLGVQVYGETLLSADSIYGDTLYSFLVGSKDNEY